The segment GAGGATGATTTATTTAAGCACCGCTTCTGTCCATGGACAGTCCCCTGCTCCCGGTACGGATGAAAGCAGCCCTTTGAGCGACCGGCAGATGATTGCCTATAATAATTACAAAGTACAGGCCGAACGTCTGCTTTTTCAGTTGAGAAGACAGGGTAAGGTTGAAGTTGTTTTCCTCAGACCAGGAATAGTATTTGGTCCCCGCTCTTTTTGGGTGAGCAGTTTTGCTGATAGGGTACTCGCCGGCCAGGCATATCTGGTTAATCAGGGGCAGGGCATCTGCAACAGCATTTATGTAGATAATCTGGTGTGGGCTATTTATTTGGCAACGACGGCAAAAGACGTTGATCAGCAGGCATTTCTCTTGGGCGATTGCGAGCGGATTACATGGTCAGAATTTTGCCGGCCGATTGCAACAGCTTTAGGATTTGATATTACTCAAGTACCTTCTGTTACTTATATCCCTCCAAGTCCCGGTTGGTCAAGCCGTGTCAAGAAGATATTAGACTCAAAACCACTTTCAGCACTTTTATCCTTGCTTCCAAACAAATGGAGACATGCTGTGCGCGCTGCCCGTTCTGCTTTATTCGCAGCCCCTGTGCGGCACCATTCCGCATGGGATTTCCCAAAAGATTTGCCGCCGGTGCCTCAACCAACTCTGGAGATGACATTGCTCTATCAATGTCAGTATAAATTCCCGCACCAAAAGGCATATAAAATCCTGGGCTATGAACCTATTGTTACTTTTCCCGAAGCCTGTAAACGTACGGTCGGCTGGATGGCATTTGCCGGGTTTCCCGTGGCAGAGACGTCAGATTTGAAGATACAGCAAACATATTTTTTTATCAAATGACCCAAAAACCTTTAGTTTCTGCCATCATTATCTTTCTGAACGGCGAGCAATTTATTGAAGAAGCGATTGCCAGCATCTTTGCCCAATCCTATGATAATTGGGAACTCCTGCTGGTGGATGACGGTTCTGTGGATGGCAGTACCCTGATTGCCCGGAAATATGCCCGAAAATATCCAAAAAAGATATTCTATCTGGAACACGAGGGACATCAGAATAAAGGCATGAGCGCCTCCCGCAATTTAGGGATCAGTCATGCAAAAGGCGAATATATTGGCTTTCTAGATGCTGATGATATATGGCTGCCAGAAAAGCTGGAAGAACAGGCGGCATTACTGACCTTTTATAAAGAGGCAGCAATGGTTTACGGACGCACCCAAATATGGTACAGTTGGACCGGCAGGCCGGAAGATAGTCAGCGCGACCATTTCTATGATTTGGGTGTGCAGGAAAATACCTTGGTCAATCCGCCGAAGTTGTTATTACTTCTGATGCAGAATAAATGTCAGACCCCTACTACCTGCAATGCTTTAATACGACGTGAGGTTTTTGATCACATTGGCAGATTTGAAGATGTTTTCCGCACCATGTATGAAGACCAGGTCTTTTTTTCCAAGGTACTATTACAAAAACCCGTATTTGTTTCAGGTCAATGTTGGGCAAAGTATCGTCAACATGCTCAAAATCGTAGTGAACAAAGTAAAACGCAAAAATATTATCTGATCAGACGCCCCTTTTTAAATTGGCTGGGCAATTATTTATCAAGAAACAAGGTGACCGATAAGAGCATTTGGCAGGTTTTTCAGCGGGAAATGTGGCAATGCAGGCATCCGTTCCTATGCTCTTTGTTGAAAAGGGTAAAGTATCGTTTGAATGCTATTTGTAAAGGATAGTTGATGCTATAGGTCCGTAGCATTGGCGTAACTGATAAATAGTTATCCAACAAACTATCTTGCCGGACTCATTACCGAATTAATATCTAATAAAAAATATTTTGGTATTTTCTGCAAAAATATTGATAACATTAACCCTGACAGGGTTGACTCACTAATTTCTCGCTTCGGATTCGTCCTTTCCGACTCGTTCAGGTTAGGGGATACAGAATTGATTATTGATACCTCCATTTCAACAGTTGCCTTTCAAACTCTTCTCCATCCCAGTCAGGCACTTCGAAACGTGGCAACTGAAAGCTGTCAGTTTTTGAAGATACAACGCCCGCCTTCGTAGAGCAGGCGCAGGAAAATCCTGTTTCTTTAACGATTGCAACAGTCTCTGCCATATAATCGCCGTAGGGATAGGAG is part of the Candidatus Jettenia sp. AMX2 genome and harbors:
- a CDS encoding glycosyltransferase family A protein, translating into MTQKPLVSAIIIFLNGEQFIEEAIASIFAQSYDNWELLLVDDGSVDGSTLIARKYARKYPKKIFYLEHEGHQNKGMSASRNLGISHAKGEYIGFLDADDIWLPEKLEEQAALLTFYKEAAMVYGRTQIWYSWTGRPEDSQRDHFYDLGVQENTLVNPPKLLLLLMQNKCQTPTTCNALIRREVFDHIGRFEDVFRTMYEDQVFFSKVLLQKPVFVSGQCWAKYRQHAQNRSEQSKTQKYYLIRRPFLNWLGNYLSRNKVTDKSIWQVFQREMWQCRHPFLCSLLKRVKYRLNAICKG
- a CDS encoding NAD(P)-dependent oxidoreductase yields the protein MVKIAILGANGFIGCRTVEMFHLLNWAEVRPVVRNIANLASLSKFDLDGRVADGFDQPALTLALQGCDVVVHAIAGDRRTILGTLAPTYQAAQEAGVKRMIYLSTASVHGQSPAPGTDESSPLSDRQMIAYNNYKVQAERLLFQLRRQGKVEVVFLRPGIVFGPRSFWVSSFADRVLAGQAYLVNQGQGICNSIYVDNLVWAIYLATTAKDVDQQAFLLGDCERITWSEFCRPIATALGFDITQVPSVTYIPPSPGWSSRVKKILDSKPLSALLSLLPNKWRHAVRAARSALFAAPVRHHSAWDFPKDLPPVPQPTLEMTLLYQCQYKFPHQKAYKILGYEPIVTFPEACKRTVGWMAFAGFPVAETSDLKIQQTYFFIK